Proteins encoded together in one Lathamus discolor isolate bLatDis1 chromosome 3, bLatDis1.hap1, whole genome shotgun sequence window:
- the SFXN3 gene encoding sideroflexin-3 isoform X2: MLLVGRMSAQVPMNMTITGCMLTFYRTTPAVLFWQWVNQSFNAVVNYTNRSGDAPITPSQLGTAYVSATTGAVVTALGLKSLTKHLPAIIGRYVPFAAVAAANCINIPLMRQRELKLGIPVTDENGNRLGESTAAAQKAIFQVVVSRIGMAAPAMAIPPVIMNVLEKRAFLKRYPYLNAPLQVGLVGFCLVFATPLCCALFPQKSSMPVSRLEPEVQARIREKDPQLETVYFNKGL; encoded by the exons ATGCTCCTCGTGGGACGCATGTCTGCCCAGGTCCCCATGAACATGACCATTACTGGCTGCATGTTGACCTTCTACAG GACCACGCCGGCCGTGCTGTTCTGGCAGTGGGTCAACCAGTCCTTCAACGCTGTTGTCAATTACACCAACCGCAGCGGGGATGCACCCATCACCCCCAG CCAGCTGGGGACAGCCTATGTGAGTGCGACCACGGGGGCAGTTGTCACAGCGCTGGGGCTCAAATCTCTCACCAAG CACTTGCCAGCCATCATCGGCCGGTACGTGCCTTttgcagctgtggctgctgccaaCTGCATCAACATCCCACTGATGAGGCAGAG GGAGCTCAAGCTGGGGATCCCAGTCACGGATGAGAACGGGAACCGCCTGGGTGAGTCCACGGccgcagcccagaaggccattTTCCAGGTGGTGGTGTCCCGGATCGGCATGGCAGCCCCGGCCATGG ccatCCCCCCCGTGATCATGAACGTGCTGGAGAAGAGAGCTTTCCTGAAG CGGTACCCGTACCTGAACGCTCCGCTGCAGGTTGGCCTGGTGGGATTCTG CTTGGTGTTCGCGACCCCGCTGTGCTGCGCACTCTTCCCTCAGAAAAG CTCAATGCCTGTGAGTCGCCTGGAGCCTGAAGTCCAAGCTCGGATACGGGAGAAAGACCCACAGCTGGAGACCGTCTATTTCAACAAAGGGCTCTGA
- the SFXN3 gene encoding sideroflexin-3 isoform X3 — translation MLLWGAGRGVPPRAFCIPRHKGETEARPGRGHTHIHDGSPVLLTPATQAGVPPCPPSRGASRPPWAALDPQPGPGAAGANPTPRRFQKMPPSLPATINIREPRWDQSTFQGRAKHFFMVTDPRNLLLSGATLEEARRVVEDYRAGRIPPGLTEDQLWKAKYIYDSAFHPDTGEKMLLVGRMSAQVPMNMTITGCMLTFYRTTPAVLFWQWVNQSFNAVVNYTNRSGDAPITPSQLGTAYVSATTGAVVTALGLKSLTKHLPAIIGRYVPFAAVAAANCINIPLMRQRELKLGIPVTDENGNRLGESTAAAQKAIFQVVVSRIGMAAPAMAIPPVIMNVLEKRAFLKRYPYLNAPLQVGLVGFCLVFATPLCCALFPQKSSMPVSRLEPEVQARIREKDPQLETVYFNKGL, via the exons ATGCTGTTGTGGGGCGCAGGACGCGGTGTCCCCCCGAGAGCCTTCTGCATCCCGAGGCACaagggggaaactgaggcacggccggggaggggacacacacacatacacgaCGGGTCGCCCGTCCTGCTCACCCCGGCTACTCAAGCCGGTGTCCCCCCGTGCCCCCCTTCCCGGGGGGCATCGCGCCCACCCTGGGCTGCCCTTGACCCCCAACCCGGGCCCGGCGCCGCCGGCGCGAACCCGACACCGCGGCGGTTTCAG AAGATGCCACCGTCCCTGCCTGCCACCATCAACATCCGTGAGCCCCGCTGGGACCAGAGCACCTTCCAGGGCCGGGCCAAGCACTTCTTCATGGTGACCGACCCCCGAAACCTGCTGCTCTCGGGGGCCACTCTGGAGGAGGCCCGCCGGGTGGTGGAGGACTACAG GGCGGGCAGGATACCCCCAGGGCTGACAGAGGACCAGCTTTGGAAGGCAAAGTACATCTACGACTCAGCTTTCCACCCGGACACGGGCGAGAAGATGCTCCTCGTGGGACGCATGTCTGCCCAGGTCCCCATGAACATGACCATTACTGGCTGCATGTTGACCTTCTACAG GACCACGCCGGCCGTGCTGTTCTGGCAGTGGGTCAACCAGTCCTTCAACGCTGTTGTCAATTACACCAACCGCAGCGGGGATGCACCCATCACCCCCAG CCAGCTGGGGACAGCCTATGTGAGTGCGACCACGGGGGCAGTTGTCACAGCGCTGGGGCTCAAATCTCTCACCAAG CACTTGCCAGCCATCATCGGCCGGTACGTGCCTTttgcagctgtggctgctgccaaCTGCATCAACATCCCACTGATGAGGCAGAG GGAGCTCAAGCTGGGGATCCCAGTCACGGATGAGAACGGGAACCGCCTGGGTGAGTCCACGGccgcagcccagaaggccattTTCCAGGTGGTGGTGTCCCGGATCGGCATGGCAGCCCCGGCCATGG ccatCCCCCCCGTGATCATGAACGTGCTGGAGAAGAGAGCTTTCCTGAAG CGGTACCCGTACCTGAACGCTCCGCTGCAGGTTGGCCTGGTGGGATTCTG CTTGGTGTTCGCGACCCCGCTGTGCTGCGCACTCTTCCCTCAGAAAAG CTCAATGCCTGTGAGTCGCCTGGAGCCTGAAGTCCAAGCTCGGATACGGGAGAAAGACCCACAGCTGGAGACCGTCTATTTCAACAAAGGGCTCTGA
- the KAZALD1 gene encoding kazal-type serine protease inhibitor domain-containing protein 1 — protein sequence MSEAKTLISSCLMLSLLSLHWALLQLGQAFPSTSDYLQRGWQRLLEEGEGCAECQPEECPAPRGCLAGTVRDACDCCWECANLEGQICDLDNTNHFYGKCGEHLECRLDAGDLRHGEVPEPQCACLSHMALCGSDGKTYTQICRFLEVARAHPDANLTVAHEGPCESEPQITSPPYDTWNITGQDVIFGCEVFAYPMASIEWRKDGTEMLLPGDDPHISVQFRGGPQKYEVTGWLQIQGVRETDEGTYRCFARNRVGEAMALASLTVLTPDQVNLTGFSLPKPHTAPEDYGESEEDYY from the exons ATGTCTGAAGCCAAGACCCTGATCTCCTCTTGCCTCATGctttccttgctctccttgcacTGGGCTTTGCTCCAGCTGGGCCAGGCTTTTCCCAGCACCTCTGACTACCTCCAGCGGGGCTGGCAGCGGCTgctggaggaaggggagggcTGTGCCGAGTGCCAGCCGGAGGAGTGCCCGGCACCGCGCGGGTGCCTGGCTGGCACGGTGCGGGATGCCTGCGACTGCTGCTGGGAGTGCGCCAACCTGGAGGGGCAGATCTGCGACCTGGACAACACCAACCACTTCTATGGCAAGTGCGGGGAGCACCTGGAGTGCCGGCTGGATGCCGGGGACCTGCGGCATGGAGAGGTGCCCGAGCCCCAGTGCGCCTGCCTCTCCCACATGGCTCTCTGTGGCTCCGATGGCAAAACCTACACCCAGATCTGCAGGTTCCTGGAGGTCGCCCGAGCACACCCTGATGCCAACCTCACCGTGGCCCATGAGGGTCCCTGCGAGTCAG AACCCCAGATCACCTCTCCTCCATATGACACGTGGAACATCACCGGGCAGGACGTCATCTTTGGCTGCGAGGTCTTTGCCTACCCCATGGCATCCATTGAGTGGAGGAAGGAtggcacagagatgctgctgcctggagaTGACCCCCACATCTCTGTCCAG TTCAGAGGCGGCCCCCAGAAATACGAAGTGACGGGCTGGCTGCAGATCCAGGGCGTGCGGGAGACAGACGAAGGCACCTACCGCTGCTTCGCCAGGAATAGGGTCGGGGAGGCGATGGCGTTAGCCAGCCTGACCGTCCTCACGCCGG ACCAGGTCAACCTGACAGGCTTTTCCCTGCCGAAGCCTCACACCGCACCAGAGGACTATGGGGAGAGCGAGGAGGACTATTACTAA
- the SFXN3 gene encoding sideroflexin-3 isoform X1 yields MPPSLPATINIREPRWDQSTFQGRAKHFFMVTDPRNLLLSGATLEEARRVVEDYRAGRIPPGLTEDQLWKAKYIYDSAFHPDTGEKMLLVGRMSAQVPMNMTITGCMLTFYRTTPAVLFWQWVNQSFNAVVNYTNRSGDAPITPSQLGTAYVSATTGAVVTALGLKSLTKHLPAIIGRYVPFAAVAAANCINIPLMRQRELKLGIPVTDENGNRLGESTAAAQKAIFQVVVSRIGMAAPAMAIPPVIMNVLEKRAFLKRYPYLNAPLQVGLVGFCLVFATPLCCALFPQKSSMPVSRLEPEVQARIREKDPQLETVYFNKGL; encoded by the exons ATGCCACCGTCCCTGCCTGCCACCATCAACATCCGTGAGCCCCGCTGGGACCAGAGCACCTTCCAGGGCCGGGCCAAGCACTTCTTCATGGTGACCGACCCCCGAAACCTGCTGCTCTCGGGGGCCACTCTGGAGGAGGCCCGCCGGGTGGTGGAGGACTACAG GGCGGGCAGGATACCCCCAGGGCTGACAGAGGACCAGCTTTGGAAGGCAAAGTACATCTACGACTCAGCTTTCCACCCGGACACGGGCGAGAAGATGCTCCTCGTGGGACGCATGTCTGCCCAGGTCCCCATGAACATGACCATTACTGGCTGCATGTTGACCTTCTACAG GACCACGCCGGCCGTGCTGTTCTGGCAGTGGGTCAACCAGTCCTTCAACGCTGTTGTCAATTACACCAACCGCAGCGGGGATGCACCCATCACCCCCAG CCAGCTGGGGACAGCCTATGTGAGTGCGACCACGGGGGCAGTTGTCACAGCGCTGGGGCTCAAATCTCTCACCAAG CACTTGCCAGCCATCATCGGCCGGTACGTGCCTTttgcagctgtggctgctgccaaCTGCATCAACATCCCACTGATGAGGCAGAG GGAGCTCAAGCTGGGGATCCCAGTCACGGATGAGAACGGGAACCGCCTGGGTGAGTCCACGGccgcagcccagaaggccattTTCCAGGTGGTGGTGTCCCGGATCGGCATGGCAGCCCCGGCCATGG ccatCCCCCCCGTGATCATGAACGTGCTGGAGAAGAGAGCTTTCCTGAAG CGGTACCCGTACCTGAACGCTCCGCTGCAGGTTGGCCTGGTGGGATTCTG CTTGGTGTTCGCGACCCCGCTGTGCTGCGCACTCTTCCCTCAGAAAAG CTCAATGCCTGTGAGTCGCCTGGAGCCTGAAGTCCAAGCTCGGATACGGGAGAAAGACCCACAGCTGGAGACCGTCTATTTCAACAAAGGGCTCTGA